In one Pseudomonas hydrolytica genomic region, the following are encoded:
- a CDS encoding PepSY domain-containing protein, with protein sequence MFKKIIFQLHWFFGISAGLVLAIMGITGALYSFEGEITRALNAERWQIQRSEQGWLEPAELVARIESASADRVASLWLDSRHDGPGTAFLAPPPGERRGPRVTFDPYTGQILAEPVGQQFFGLMLQLHRFLAMGEVGKQITAASTLALLFFCLSGLYLRWPRQALNWRTWLTLDWKKKGRSFNWDLHAVAGTWALLFYLCAGLTGLYWSYDWYREGLTRLLSDNPPEQHGEGRSRAGRDASAGPALQVDHSAIWQGVQQAAGPRLVAWNLRLPPVAGQPATVFYVLDDAEHVRAFNQLQIDPATGVVSRHERYADKSFKAQLLTSVYALHVGEYFGLTGRILMMLATAAMPLFFVTGWLLYLDRRRKKRAAAAARGALKTHDSGEGWLVGFASQSGYAEQLAWQSAGQLQAAGIPVRVEPLSRLDADSLRRTRKALFVVSTFGDGEAPDAALGFERKVLGGSLPLEQLSYAVLALGDRQYQHFCGFARRINDWLGLQGAQRLFDSVEVDGADQAALQRWQQQLSELTGAAPMRFEQAPWQSWTLAERRLLNPGSQGAPVFFLGLTPPAQSTWQAGDILEIRPRHAPAAVQAWLQHSGCDGLEPVTLDGQALSLCEALAERQLPDSLAHLVGLHAQALVDALAPLGSREYSIASVAADGVLQLIVRQAMQADGSLGLGSGWLTEHLPAGGQLLARVRRNSGFHLPDDDRPLILIGNGTGLAGLRSLLRARTLAGQGRNWLLFGERNRACDFFCGDELQAALAAGELQHVDLAFSRDQADKRYVQDLLREQRERLHAWLAEGAAIYVCGSLQGMAGGVDAALRELLGDQEVDDLIEEGRYRRDVY encoded by the coding sequence GTGTTCAAGAAAATCATCTTCCAGTTGCACTGGTTCTTCGGCATCAGCGCCGGCCTGGTGCTGGCCATCATGGGTATCACGGGAGCCCTTTACAGTTTCGAGGGCGAGATCACCCGGGCCCTGAATGCCGAGCGCTGGCAGATCCAGCGCAGCGAGCAGGGCTGGCTCGAGCCCGCCGAACTGGTCGCCAGGATCGAGTCGGCCAGCGCCGACCGGGTCGCCAGCCTGTGGCTCGATAGCCGCCACGATGGCCCCGGCACTGCCTTTCTCGCGCCGCCGCCGGGCGAGCGGCGCGGGCCGCGCGTGACCTTCGACCCCTACACCGGACAGATACTGGCCGAGCCCGTCGGTCAGCAGTTCTTCGGCCTGATGCTGCAGCTGCACCGCTTCCTGGCCATGGGCGAAGTGGGCAAGCAGATCACCGCGGCCAGCACCCTGGCGCTGCTGTTCTTCTGTCTGTCCGGCCTGTATCTGCGCTGGCCGCGCCAGGCGCTGAACTGGCGCACCTGGCTGACACTGGACTGGAAGAAGAAGGGTCGCAGCTTCAACTGGGACCTGCATGCCGTGGCCGGTACCTGGGCGCTGCTGTTCTACCTCTGCGCCGGGCTCACCGGCCTGTACTGGTCCTACGACTGGTACCGCGAAGGGCTGACGCGCCTGCTCTCGGACAATCCGCCCGAGCAGCATGGCGAAGGGCGGTCGCGCGCTGGACGTGATGCGAGCGCCGGGCCTGCACTGCAGGTCGATCACTCGGCCATCTGGCAGGGCGTGCAACAGGCCGCCGGGCCCAGGCTGGTCGCCTGGAACCTGCGCTTGCCACCGGTGGCGGGGCAGCCGGCGACGGTCTTCTATGTGCTCGACGACGCCGAGCATGTGCGTGCCTTCAACCAGTTGCAGATCGACCCCGCTACCGGCGTCGTCAGCCGCCATGAGCGCTACGCCGACAAGAGCTTCAAGGCGCAATTGCTGACCAGCGTCTATGCCCTGCATGTCGGCGAATACTTCGGTCTGACCGGGCGCATCCTGATGATGCTGGCCACGGCGGCCATGCCGCTGTTCTTCGTCACCGGCTGGCTGCTGTACCTGGATCGCCGACGCAAGAAGCGCGCAGCAGCGGCTGCGCGCGGTGCGCTGAAAACGCATGACTCCGGCGAAGGCTGGCTGGTCGGCTTCGCCAGCCAGAGCGGCTATGCCGAGCAACTGGCCTGGCAGAGCGCCGGGCAATTGCAGGCCGCCGGCATCCCGGTGCGGGTCGAGCCGCTGTCGCGCCTCGATGCCGACAGCCTGCGCCGGACGCGCAAGGCGCTGTTCGTGGTCAGCACCTTCGGTGACGGCGAGGCGCCCGATGCCGCGCTGGGTTTCGAGCGCAAGGTGCTGGGCGGCTCGCTGCCGCTCGAACAGCTGAGCTACGCCGTGCTGGCGCTGGGCGACCGGCAGTACCAGCACTTCTGCGGCTTCGCCCGGCGCATCAACGACTGGCTGGGTTTGCAGGGCGCGCAGCGCCTGTTCGACAGCGTCGAGGTCGATGGCGCTGACCAGGCCGCACTGCAGCGCTGGCAACAGCAGCTGAGCGAGCTGACCGGCGCCGCGCCGATGCGCTTCGAACAGGCGCCCTGGCAGAGCTGGACGCTGGCCGAACGGCGCCTGCTCAACCCCGGCAGCCAGGGTGCGCCGGTGTTTTTCCTCGGCCTGACGCCGCCTGCGCAGAGCACCTGGCAGGCCGGCGACATTCTGGAGATTCGTCCGCGTCATGCGCCGGCTGCGGTGCAGGCCTGGCTGCAGCACTCCGGCTGCGACGGCCTCGAGCCGGTGACCCTCGATGGCCAGGCGCTGAGCCTTTGCGAAGCCCTGGCCGAACGCCAGTTGCCGGACAGCCTCGCGCATCTGGTCGGCCTGCATGCCCAGGCGCTGGTTGATGCCCTGGCGCCGCTGGGTTCGCGTGAATACTCCATCGCCTCGGTGGCGGCCGATGGCGTGCTGCAACTGATCGTGCGCCAGGCCATGCAGGCCGACGGCAGCCTGGGCCTGGGCTCCGGCTGGCTGACCGAGCATCTGCCAGCCGGCGGGCAATTGCTGGCGCGGGTGCGGCGCAACAGCGGCTTCCACCTGCCGGACGACGACCGCCCGCTGATCCTGATCGGCAATGGTACCGGCCTGGCCGGACTGCGCTCGCTGCTGCGCGCACGGACACTGGCCGGGCAGGGGCGCAACTGGCTGTTGTTCGGCGAGCGCAACCGCGCCTGCGACTTCTTCTGTGGCGACGAGCTGCAGGCGGCGCTGGCCGCAGGCGAGCTGCAGCATGTGGATCTGGCGTTCTCCCGCGACCAGGCCGACAAGCGCTACGTGCAGGACCTGCTGCGCGAGCAGCGCGAGCGTCTGCATGCCTGGCTGGCCGAGGGCGCGGCGATCTACGTTTGCGGCAGCCTGCAGGGCATGGCCGGCGGCGTGGATGCGGCATTGCGCGAGCTGCTCGGCGACCAAGAGGTGGACGATCTGATCGAGGAAGGGCGCTATCGCCGCGACGTGTATTGA
- a CDS encoding peptide chain release factor 3, with product MTTQAAEVAKRRTFAIISHPDAGKTTITEKLLLMGKAIEVAGTVKSRKSDRHATSDWMEMEKQRGISITTSVMQFPYREHIVNLLDTPGHEDFSEDTYRTLTAVDSALMVLDGGKGVEPRTIALMDVCRLRDTPIVSFINKLDRDIRDPIELLDEIEAVLKIRAAPITWPIGCYKDFKGVYHLSGDYIVVYTPGHGHERTEAKIIQKLDSDEARNHLGDMYERFVEELELVQGACHEFEPEAFLKGEMTPVFFGTALGNFGVDHVLDAVVDWAPRPLPRAANERTVEPTEEKFSGFVFKIQANMDPKHRDRIAFMRICSGKYTQGMKMRHARLGKDVRVGDALTFFSSEREHLEEAYAGDIIGLHNHGTIQIGDTFTEGENLGFTGIPHFAPELFRRVRLKDPLKSKQLRQGLQELAEEGATQVFFPERNNDIVLGAVGVLQFDVVASRLKEEYKVECAYEAINVWSARWIECSDEKKLKEFKDKAYENLAVDGGGHLTYLAPTRVNLSLMEERWPEIKFRATREHH from the coding sequence ATGACCACCCAGGCCGCCGAAGTCGCCAAGCGCCGTACCTTCGCCATCATTTCCCACCCGGACGCCGGTAAGACCACCATCACCGAGAAGCTGCTGCTGATGGGCAAGGCCATCGAAGTGGCCGGCACCGTGAAGTCGCGTAAATCCGACCGTCATGCCACCTCCGACTGGATGGAGATGGAGAAGCAGCGCGGCATCTCCATCACCACCTCGGTGATGCAGTTCCCCTACCGCGAGCACATCGTCAACCTGCTCGACACCCCCGGCCACGAGGACTTCTCCGAAGACACCTACCGCACCCTCACCGCGGTGGACTCGGCCTTGATGGTGCTCGACGGCGGTAAGGGCGTCGAGCCGCGTACCATCGCCCTGATGGACGTGTGCCGCCTGCGCGACACGCCCATCGTCAGCTTTATCAACAAGCTCGACCGCGACATCCGCGACCCCATCGAGCTGCTCGACGAGATCGAGGCGGTGCTGAAGATCAGGGCCGCGCCGATCACCTGGCCGATTGGCTGCTACAAGGATTTCAAGGGCGTCTACCACCTGAGCGGCGACTACATCGTGGTCTACACCCCGGGCCACGGTCACGAGCGCACCGAAGCCAAGATCATCCAGAAGCTGGACTCCGACGAGGCCCGCAACCACCTGGGCGACATGTACGAGCGCTTCGTCGAGGAGCTGGAGCTGGTGCAGGGTGCCTGCCATGAATTCGAGCCCGAAGCCTTCCTCAAGGGCGAAATGACCCCGGTGTTCTTCGGCACCGCGCTGGGCAATTTCGGTGTCGATCATGTGCTCGACGCCGTGGTCGACTGGGCGCCGCGCCCACTGCCACGCGCAGCCAACGAGCGCACGGTGGAGCCGACCGAGGAGAAGTTCTCCGGCTTCGTGTTCAAGATCCAGGCGAACATGGACCCGAAGCACCGCGACCGCATCGCCTTCATGCGCATCTGCTCGGGCAAGTACACCCAGGGCATGAAGATGCGCCACGCGCGCCTGGGCAAGGACGTGCGCGTCGGCGACGCCCTGACCTTCTTCTCCAGCGAGCGTGAACACCTGGAAGAAGCCTACGCCGGCGACATCATCGGCCTGCACAACCACGGCACCATCCAGATCGGCGACACCTTCACCGAAGGCGAGAACCTGGGCTTCACCGGCATCCCGCACTTCGCCCCGGAACTGTTCCGCCGTGTGCGCCTGAAGGATCCGCTGAAATCCAAACAGCTGCGCCAGGGCCTGCAGGAGCTGGCCGAGGAAGGCGCCACCCAGGTGTTCTTCCCCGAACGCAACAACGACATCGTGCTCGGCGCCGTCGGTGTGCTGCAGTTCGACGTGGTCGCCAGCCGCCTGAAGGAGGAATACAAGGTGGAGTGCGCCTACGAGGCGATCAACGTCTGGTCGGCGCGCTGGATCGAATGCAGCGACGAGAAGAAGCTCAAGGAATTCAAGGACAAGGCCTACGAGAACCTCGCCGTGGACGGCGGCGGCCACCTCACCTACCTGGCCCCGACCCGCGTCAACCTCAGCCTGATGGAAGAGCGCTGGCCGGAGATCAAGTTCCGCGCGACTCGTGAGCACCACTGA